One segment of Stegostoma tigrinum isolate sSteTig4 chromosome 26, sSteTig4.hap1, whole genome shotgun sequence DNA contains the following:
- the pus1 gene encoding tRNA pseudouridine synthase A: MLRRPVARASLRCFRERDPGLELEPPPLQEYVTLPPRPYVTLPPTRRYVTLPPPRQYVTLHPPRQYVTLHPPRQYVTLRTPVYVTLPPRQYLTLHPPRQIHQQRAVEAVLIITRKREEDKYLKEKRSQDHRESEIRCKSSRTTAESRTAHGAVNISLPARNVGSSQFKTIEDELVNALVKAKCIPENHGDDMRKMSFQRCARTDKGVSAAGQIVSLKLWLIDDLLDKVNEHLPAGIKILGLKRVTGRFNSKNTCDARTYFYMLPTFSFAHKDHDRQDREYRLSSDTLSHVNRLLASYKGTHNFHNFTSGKGPRDPSAKRYIMEMYCEEPFVRQGMEFAVLKVKGQSFMMHQIRKMIGLVIAIVRGYAPESIMVRSWGEEKVDVPKAPGLGLVLDTVHFEKYNNRFGNDGVHEALEWHDIEDQIMGFKEDHIYPTIIKTEIEEQSMANWLSTLPIHDFTATASGVQMNENHTKNVMEDLDEGSDGGDSD; this comes from the exons TATGTCACCCTGCCCCCCCGTCCGTATGTCACCCTGCCCCCTACCCGTCGATATGTCACCCTGCCCCCTCCCCGTCAGTATGTCACCCTGCACCCTCCCCGCCAGTATGTCACCCTGCACCCTCCCCGCCAGTATGTCACCCTGCGCACCCCCGTCTATGTCACCCTGCCCCCCCGTCAGTATCTCACCCTGCACCCTCCCCGTCA GATACATCAGCAAAGGGCCGTGGAGGCAGTTTTGATAATTACTCGCAAAAGGGAAgaggataaatacttgaaggaaaAACGTTCACAGGACCACCGGGAAAGCGAGATTAG GTGCAAGTCTAGCCGTACGACAGCAGAGAGCCGAACAGCTCATGGTGCCGTTAATATCAGCCTACCAGCT AGAAATGTTGGATCGTCCCAGTTTAAAACGATTGAGGATGAGCTGGTGAATGCACTAGTAAAGGCCAAATGTATCCCAGAGAATCATGGTGACGATATGAGGAAAATGTCCTTTCAGAGATGTGCAAGGACAGACAAG GGCGTTTCTGCTGCTGGTCAAATTGTCTCTCTGAAACTCTGGCTCATTGATGACCTGTTGGATAAGGTCAATGAACACCTACCAGCGGGCATTAAAATACTAG GACTGAAGAGAGTAACTGGGAGATTCAACTCGAAGAACACCTGCGATGCTCGGACCTATTTCTATATGCTCCCAACTTTCTCCTTTGCCCACAAAGACCATGACAGGCAGGATAGAGAGTACCGTCTCAGCAGTGACACACTGAGCCATGTCAACAGGCTGTTAGCCAGCTACAAAGGGACGCACAATTTCCACAACTTCACATCTGGTAAGGGTCCAAGAGACCCCAGCGCTAAGCGATACATCATGGAAATGTATTGTGAAGAGCCATTCGTGAGGCAGGGCATGGAATTCGCTGTTCTGAAGGTGAAAGGGCAAAGCTTCATGATGCATCAAATTAGGAAAATGATTGGATTAGTGATCGCCATAGTGAGAGGTTACGCCCCTGAGTCCATCATGGTTCGGAGCTGGGGTGAGGAAAAGGTTGATGTCCCAAAGGCTCCAGGACTGGGGCTTGTATTGGACACAGTCCATTTTGAGAAGTACAACAACCGTTTTGGCAATGATGGAGTTCATGAGGCACTGGAGTGGCATGACATTGAGGACCAAATAATGGGATTTAAAGAAGATCATATCTATCCAACCATCATCAAGACTGAAATTGAGGAGCAGTCCATGGCCAATTGGCTGAGTACGTTACCAATCCATGATTTTACTGCCACAGCATCAGGAGTTCAGATGAACGAAAATCACACCAAG AACGTGATGGAAGATTTGGATGAAGGCAGCGATGGAGGTGACTCTGACTGA